A genome region from Coffea arabica cultivar ET-39 chromosome 7e, Coffea Arabica ET-39 HiFi, whole genome shotgun sequence includes the following:
- the LOC113701059 gene encoding uncharacterized protein, protein MMQIETKSETHSSRLKMGSTPPPPPPLPPLPKFSCTANPAIKRPTVVSVTNQEIAMYWRQRSMVEEDHLLAAIKAAARIRARNLSEDDYRRFEESLKEDDDGKEKDTAKSFSQKDEKIKELRVGIKDWWTKSKYAYLNQPVIESMDTPKRRASTHIPQFCCYMSAPPPATRNLGIF, encoded by the exons atgatgcaaatCGAAACTAAAAGCGAAACTCATAGTTCGAGGCTAAAGATGGGCTCTactccaccacctcctcctcctctgcCACCATTACCCAAGTTTTCGTGTACTGCCAATCCAGCAATAAAGCGACCAACAGTGGTGAGCGTGACTAATCAAGAGATTGCTATGTATTGGAGGCAAAGGAGTATGGTCGAGGAAGATCACCTGCTTGCTGCAATCAAAGCTGCTGCTCGTATCAGGGCGCGCAATCTGTCA GAAGATGATTATCGGCGATTTGAGGAATCTTTGAAGGAGGATGATGATGGTAAAGAAAAGGATACTGCTAAAAGCTTTAGCCAGAAGGATGAGAAGATTAAAGAGTTGCGAGTAGGAATAAAGGATTG GTGGACAAAGAGCAAATATGCATATCTGAACCAGCCAGTCATCGAGTCCATGGATACGCCCAAACGAAGAGCATCAACCCATATCCCGCAATTTTGTTGTTACATGTCAGCTCCTCCTCCAGCTACTAGAAATTTGGGAATCTTTTAG
- the LOC140011178 gene encoding uncharacterized protein At4g08330, chloroplastic-like: MASVYSCKECGANLNLHTFHLYPPDFYFEAGNKGTLSFAMIDSSKFSYQKENKFVPFFETVNYWGIQRNRTKIMCNSCGKRVGYIYDDGPPMTDSPGQLHMGPSQVIPRAPRYRFKTKALRITSET; encoded by the coding sequence ATGGCATCGGTCTACAGCTGCAAAGAGTGCGGAGCCAATCTAAACCTCCACACGTTCCATCTCTACCCACCGGATTTCTATTTTGAGGCAGGCAATAAAGGGACTCTTTCTTTTGCCATGATTGACTCTTCCAAATTCAGCTACCAGAAGGAAAACAAGTTCGTACCTTTTTTCGAGACAGTCAATTATTGGGGCATCCAAAGGAATCGAACCAAGATCATGTGCAATAGTTGCGGCAAACGGGTCGGTTATATTTACGATGACGGGCCACCCATGACTGATAGTCCGGGCCAGCTCCATATGGGACCTAGTCAGGTTATTCCTAGAGCTCCAAGGTACAGATTCAAGACCAAGGCTTTAAGGATCACTTCAGAGACCTGA
- the LOC113701806 gene encoding DNA-directed RNA polymerase II subunit RPB1: MDVRFPYSPAEVAKVRVVQFGILSPDEIRQMSVVHIEHSETTERGKPKIGGLSDPRLGTIDRKMKCETCMASMAECPGHFGHLELAKPMFHIGFIKTVLSIMRCVCFNCSKILADEEDPKFKQALRIRNPKNRLKKILDACKNKSKCEGGDEIDVQGQDSEEPVKKTRGGCGAQQPKLTIDGMKMVAEYKVQKKKNDDQEQLPEPVERKQQLSAEKVLSILKRISDEDCQLLGFNPKYARPDWMILQVLPIPPPPVRPSVMMDTSSRSEDDLTHQLAMVIRHNENLKRQERNGAPAHIISEFAQLLQFHIATYFDNELPGQPRATQRSGRPIKSICSRLKAKEGRIRGNLMGKRVDFSARTVITPDPTINIDQLGVPWSIALNLTYPETVTPYNIERLKELVEYGPHPPPGKTGAKYIIRDDGQRLDLRYLKKSSDQHLELGYKVERHLNDGDFVLFNRQPSLHKMSIMGHRIKIMPYSTFRLNLSVTSPYNADFDGDEMNMHVPQSFETRAEVLELMMVPKCIVSPQSNRPVMGIVQDTLLGCRKITKRDTFIEKDVFMNILMWWEDFDGKIPAPAILKPRPLWTGKQVFNLIIPKQINLQRNAAWHQDDEPGPITPGDTQVRIEKGELLTGTLCKKALGTSTGSLIHVIWEEVGPDAARKFLGHTQWLVNYWLLQNGFSIGIGDTIADAQTMEKINETISNAKNDVKELIRKAQEKALEAEPGRTMMDSFENKVNQVLNKARDDAGSSAQKSLSESNNLKAMVTAGSKGSFINISQMTACVGQQNVEGKRIPFGFIDRTLPHFTKDDFGPESRGFVENSYLRGLTPQEFFFHAMGGREGLIDTAVKTSETGYIQRRLVKAMEDIMVKYDGTVRNSLGDVIQFLYGEDGMDSVWIESQKLESLKVKKGEFDSMYKYEIDDPNWNPDYMLPEAVEDLKTIREIRSVFEAEFQKLEADRLQLGTEIATTGDNTWPLPVNIRRLVSNAQKTFKIDFRRPSDMHPMEIVEAVDKLQERLKVVHGDDYLSAEAQKNATLFFNILLRSALASKRVLNDYRLTREAFDWVIGEIESRFLQSLVAPGEMIGCVAAQSIGEPATQMTLNTFHYAGVSAKNVTLGVPRLREIINVAKKIKTPSLSIYLKHKASETKEKAKNVQCALEYTTLRSVTQATEVWYDPDPMSTIIPEDVEFVKSYYEMPDEDIDPDKISPWLLRIELNREMMVDKKLSMADIAEKINLEFDSDLTCIFNDDNADKLILRIRIMNDEAPKGELNDESAEDDVFLKKIESNMLTEMALRGIPDINKVFIKQAKVNKFTQEEGFKTDSNEFMLDSEGVNLLAVMCHEDVDASRTTSNHLIEVIEILGIEAVRKALLDELRVVISFDGSYVNYRHLAILCDTMTYRGHLMAITRHGINRNDTGPLMRCSFEETVDILLDAAVYAETDYLRGVTENIMLGQLAPIGTGDCALYLNEEMLKQAIEISLPSYMEGNLEFGMTPGRSPFGGTPYHEGMMSPGYLTSPNARLSPHADAQFSPFVQSMGLTFSPQSSPGYSPSSPGYSPSSPGYSPTSPGYSPTSPGYSPTSPGYSPTSPTYSPSSPGYSPTSPAYSPTSPSYSPTSPSYSPTSPSYSPTSPSYSPTSPSYSPTSPSYSPTSPAYSPTSPAYSPTSPSYSPTSPSYSPTSPSYSPTSPSYSPTSPSYSPTSPSYSPTSPAYSPTSPGYSPTSPSYSPTSPSYSPTSPSYNPSARYSPSLAYSPTSPKLSPSSPYSPSSPSYSPTSPSYSPTSPSYSPSSPTYSPSSPHNSGGDPDYSPSSPQYSPSAGYSPTAPGYSPSSTSQYTSRTTERDDKSVKDDRGRR; this comes from the exons ATGGATGTACGATTCCCGTACTCTCCGGCGGAGGTGGCCAAGGTCCGGGTGGTCCAGTTCGGCATCCTCAGCCCCGATGAAATT AGACAAATGTCAGTGGTGCATATAGAGCACAGCGAGACGACAGAGAGGGGAAAGCCGAAGATAGGGGGTTTGAGTGACCCCCGGCTGGGGACAATTGATCGGAAGATGAAATGTGAAACTTGTATGGCTAGTATGGCGGAATGCCCCGGTCATTTTGGTCATCTTGAGCTAGCAAAGCCTATGTTTCACATTGGTTTTATAAAGACAGTGCTCAGTATTATGCGTTGCGTATGCTTTAACTGCTCCAAAATACTAGCAGATGAG GAGGATCCCAAGTTCAAGCAGGCACTCAGGATAAGAAATCCTAAGAATAGACTTAAGAAGATATTGGATGCCtgcaaaaacaaaagtaaatgcgAAGGAGGTGATGAAATTGATGTTCAAGGTCAAGATTCTGAAGAACCAGTTAAGAAGACACGGGGTGGTTGTGGTGCTCAGCAGCCAAAACTTACTATTGATGGAATGAAAATGGTTGCTGAATACAAGgttcagaaaaagaaaaatgatgatcAAGAGCAGTTGCCTGAACCTGTTGAGCGAAAGCAACAGCTTTCTGCAGAAAAG GTTCTTAGTATTCTGAAAAGGATAAGTGATGAAGATTGCCAGTTACTAGGATTCAACCCCAAATATGCTCGTCCAGACTGGATGATTCTTCAAGTTCTTCCTATACCACCACCTCCTGTTAGACCTTCTGTAATGATGGACACTTCTTCAAGGAGTGAG GATGATCTGACTCATCAGCTAGCTATGGTCATAAGGCACAATGAGAATCTTAAGAGGCAAGAGAGAAATGGTGCACCTGCTCACATAATCTCAGAATTTGCACAGTTATTGCAGTTCCATATAGCTACATACTTTGATAATGAACTGCCTGGACAGCCAAGA GCTACACAAAGATCTGGTAGACCAATTAAATCAATATGTAGCAGATTGAAAGCGAAGGAAGGTCGGATTAGAGGCAACTTGATGGGTAAAAGAGTGGACTTTTCTGCTCGGACTGTGATTACACCTGACCCAACAATCAATATTGATCAACTGGGAGTGCCATGGAGCATTGCTCTCAATCTGACATATCCAGAAACTGTTACTCCTTACAACATTGAAAG GTTGAAAGAGCTTGTTGAATATGGCCCACATCCACCACCAGGAAAAACTGGTGCCAAGTACATAATCAGAGATGATGGTCAGAGGCTTGATCTTCGTTATTTGAAAAAAAGCAGTGATCAGCATCTGGAACTTGGATATAAG GTGGAGCGGCACTTAAATGATGGGGATTTTGTACTTTTCAATAGGCAACCTAGTCTGCACAAAATGTCTATAATGGGGCATAGGATCAAGATCATGCCATATTCAACATTTCGTTTAAATTTGTCAGTTACTTCACCATACAATGCTGATTTTGATGGGGATGAGATGAATATGCATGTTCCACAGTCATTTGAAACTAGAGCAGAAGTTCTGGAACTTATGATGGTCCCTAAATGCATCGTTTCACCCCAATCAAATCGGCCAGTAATGGGCATTGTCCAGGATACACTTTTGGGATGCCGCAAGATAACTAAAAGAGATACATTTATTGAGAAG GATGTCTTTATGAACATTTTGATGTGGTGGGAGGATTTTGATGGGAAGATACCTGCTCCAGCAATCTTGAAACCAAGGCCTCTTTGGACAGGAAAGCAAGTTTTCAATCTTATTATTCCAAAACAAATTAATCTCCAGAGAAATGCGGCATGGCATCAAGATGATGAACCTGGGCCTATAACTCCGGGAGACACTCAAGTTCGTATTGAGAAAGGAGAGTTGCTTACTGGTACCCTTTGCAAGAAGGCACTTGGAACTTCCACTGGAAGTCTTATTCATGTTATTTG GGAGGAGGTTGGTCCAGATGCAGCTCGCAAGTTTCTTGGACATACACAGTGGCTTGTCAATTATTGGCTTTTGCAGAATGGTTTTAGCATTGGAATTGGAGATACTATTGCTGATGCTCAAACTATGGAAAAAATCAATGAAACTATTTCAAATGCGAAGAATGATGTGAAAGAACTTATCAGGAAAGCTCAAGAAAAGGCACTGGAGGCTGAACCTGGACGAACTATGATGGATTCATTTGAAAACAAAGTGAACCAG GTGCTGAATAAGGCCCGTGATGATGCTGGAAGCAGTGCCCAAAAGAGCTTATCAGAGAGTAACAATCTAAAGGCCATGGTTACTGCAGGATCGAAGGGAAGTTTCATCAATATATCCCAGATGACTGCTTGTGTGGGGCAGCAGAATGTGGAAGGTAAACGAATTCCTTTTGGATTCATTGACAGGACGCTGCCTCATTTTActaaagatgattttggtcCGGAAAGTCGTGGTTTTGTGGAGAATTCATATCTGCGTGGGTTGACCCCCCAAGAGTTCTTCTTTCATGCAATGGGTGGTAGGGAAGGTCTTATAGATACGGCCGTTAAAACTTCTGAGACTGGTTACATCCAAAGACGATTGGTGAAGGCCATGGAGGATATCATGGTTAAATATGATGGAACTGTCAGGAATTCCCTGGGGGATGTTATTCAGTTTCTTTATGGGGAAGATGGCATGGATTCTGTGTGGATTGAATCACAGAAACTGGAATCCTTAAAAGTCAAGAAAGGTGAATTTGATAGCATGTACAAATATGAGATTGATGATCCGAATTGGAACCCTGATTACATGTTACCGGAAGCTGTGGAAGATCTAAAGACCATCCGGGAAATCCGGAGTGTTTTTGAAGCAGAGTTTCAGAAACTTGAAGCTGATAGGTTGCAACTAGGGACAGAGATTGCAACCACAGGTGATAACACCTGGCCTTTGCCTGTAAACATTAGGAGACTTGTCTCAAATGCACAGAAGACCTTTAAGATAGATTTCCGAAGGCCCTCAGATATGCATCCCATGGAGATTGTTGAAGCAGTAGATAAGCTACAGGAGAGGCTTAAGGTTGTTCATGGTGATGATTATCTTAGTGCTGAAGCTCAAAAGAATGCTACccttttcttcaatatattgcTTCGGAGTGCCTTGGCGAGTAAAAGAGTATTGAATGACTACAGGCTTACTCGTGAAGCTTTTGATTGGGTAATTGGTGAGATAGAGTCGCGTTTCCTACAGTCACTTGTCGCTCCTGGAGAAATGATTGGTTGTGTTGCTGCACAATCCATTGGTGAGCCTGCCACTCAGATGACTCTTAATACATTCCATTATGCTGGTGTGAGTGCCAAGAATGTTACCCTTGGTGTTCCTAGGTTGAGGGAGATCATTAATGTGGCTAAGAAGATAAAAACACCGTCTCTCTCTATATACCTGAAGCATAAGGCAAGTGAAACAAAGGAGAAGGCAAAAAATGTCCAATGTGCTTTAGAATACACCACCTTGCGGAGTGTTACACAGGCCACGGAAGTATGGTACGATCCAGATCCAATGAGCACCATAATCCCTGAAGACGTTGAATTTGTGAAGTCTTATTATGAAATGCCAGATGAAGACATCGATCCTGATAAAATTTCTCCCTGGTTGTTGAGAATAGAGTTGAATCGGGAAATGATGGTAGACAAGAAGCTGAGTATGGCAGACATCGCGGAGAAGATCAACCTTGAGTTTGATAGTGATCTGACTTGCATATTCAATGATGACAACGCTGATAAGCTGATACTTCGTATTCGGATCATGAATGATGAAGCACCCAAGGGGGAGCTGAATGATGAAtctgctgaggatgatgtctTCCTTAAAAAGATTGAGAGCAACATGCTTACTGAAATGGCTCTTCGGGGTATTCCTGATATTAACAAAGTTTTTATCAAACAAGCTAAAGTAAACAAATTTACTCAGGAGGAAGGATTTAAGACAGACTCCAATGAGTTTATGTTGGACTCAGAAGGTGTTAATCTTTTAGCCGTTATGTGCCATGAAGATGTTGATGCCAGCAGGACGACAAGTAATCACTTGATTGAAGTTATTGAAATTCTTGGAATAGAGGCAGTACGTAAGGCATTGCTGGACGAATTGCGTGTTGTCATATCCTTTGATGGGTCTTATGTAAACTACCGGCACCTTGCAATATTGTGTGATACCATGACTTATCGTGGTCATTTGATGGCAATCACTCGTCATGGGATTAATCGAAATGATACTGGGCCATTGATGAGGTGCTCTTTTGAAGAAACTGTTGATATACTTCTCGATGCTGCTGTTTATGCGGAAACAGATTACCTCCGGGGGGTTACTGAAAATATAATGTTGGGTCAGCTTGCACCCATTGGCACAGGAGACTGTGCCTTGTACCTCAACGAGGAGATGTTGAAACAGGCTATTGAGATTTCTCTTCCCAGTTACATGGAGGGTAACCTAGAATTTGGGATGACACCTGGTCGTTCGCCTTTTGGTGGAACGCCCTACCACGAGGGGATGATGTCTCCAGGTTATTTGACAAGTCCAAATGCCCGGTTGTCACCTCATGCAGATGCTCAGTTCTCTCCTTTTGTGCAATCGATGGGATTAACTTTCTCTCCACAATCATCTCCAGGTTATAGCCCATCATCCCCTGGATACAGCCCCTCATCCCCTGGTTACAGCCCCACTTCTCCAGGTTACAGCCCTACATCCCCTGGTTACAGCCCCACTTCCCCTGGTTATAGTCCAACTTCTCCTACTTATAGTCCCAGTTCTCCTGGATATAGCCCAACTAGTCCTGCTTATTCTCCAACTAGTCCTTCATACTCACCCACTTCTCCCAGCTACAGCCCCACATCTCCCAGTTATAGCCCAACATCTCCAAGTTATAGTCCTACTTCTCCCAGTTATAGTCCGACCTCTCCGAGTTATAGCCCCACCTCCCCAGCATACAGCCCGACCTCCCCAGCATACAGCCCGACCTCCCCATCTTATAGCCCCACATCACCTTCTTACAGCCCTACCTCACCTTCTTATAGCCCTACCTCACCTTCTTATAGCCCAACCTCACCCTCTTACAGTCCAACCTCTCCATCATACAGTCCCACATCACCTGCATATAGTCCAACTTCTCCGGGttacagccccacctccccaaGTTATAGCCCTACCTCACCGAGCTATAGTCCCACGTCTCCTAGCTACAATCCCTCGGCAAGGTACAGCCCTTCACTTGCATACTCCCCAACTAGTCCGAAGCTGTCACCTTCAAGCCCATACAGTCCTTCCTCTCCAAGTTACAG CCCAACATCACCTTCGTATTCTCCAACATCCCCATCATATTCCCCTTCGAGTCCAACTTATAGCCCAAGCAG TCCACACAACTCTGGTGGAGATCCAGATTATAGCCCAAGTTCTCCACAATATAG TCCAAGTGCTGGATATTCACCTACTGCACCTGGGTACTCTCCATCATCTACAAGCCAATACACTTCGCGAACAACTGAGAGAGATGACAAGAGCGTCAAGGATGATAGGGGTCGTCGCTGA
- the LOC113702089 gene encoding uncharacterized protein, with protein sequence MAATSSMRLISYAEEIIDGQAVYVSSNSSPVKAFNFEPAGHAFHSAALRLSGVLEDDDNDNDDEKSDTTSDKDQSYTQTSESYSTKGKKKSGSGEKQQDHYALLGLGHLRYLATEDQIRRSYREAALRHHPDKQAALLLAEETEAAKQAKKDEIENHFKAIQEAYEVLIDPTRRRIYDSTDEFDDEIPTDCAPQDFFKVFGPAFLRNGRWSVSQPIPSLGDETTPLKEVDNFYNFWYSFKSWREFPHADEFDLEQAESRDHRRWMERQNAKLSEKARKEESARIRALVDNAYKRDPRILRRKEEEKAEKQRKKEAKILAKKLQEEEAARIAEEERLRKEEEDKRAAEAALHQKKVREKEKKLLRKERTRLRTLLAPLLSCDLLEEDVEKLCMSLDMGHLRNLCNKIEENEDVQRVKIVKDALGHGHNSKDEKEDVKGALRNGAALEANGQFPLGTKEKIEKPWSKEEIELLRKGMQKYPKGTSRRWEVISEYIGTGRSVEEILKATKTVLLQKPDSAKAFDSFLEKRKPAPSIASPLTTREEVEGVSNGNASQKHAGKPDNLQDSSSQTANQQNSDVAVSAENGVSSTGDQDVWSAVQERALVQALKTFPKETNQRWERVAAAVPGKTVVQCKKKFALLKESFRNKKSAV encoded by the coding sequence ATGGCTGCCACTAGTAGCATGCGTCTTATATCTTACGCCGAAGAGATTATAGATGGACAGGCAGTCTATGTATCCTCCAACAGCTCTCCTGTTAAGGCTTTCAATTTTGAACCAGCTGGGCATGCATTTCATTCGGCTGCTCTTCGACTTTCTGGTGTTTTGGAGGATGACGATAATGATAATGACGATGAAAAAAGTGATACTACAAGTGACAAGGATCAGAGTTATACCCAAACGTCGGAATCGTACAGCACTAAAGGTAAAAAGAAGTCTGGTTCTGGAGAGAAGCAACAGGATCATTATGCACTACTGGGATTGGGTCATTTAAGGTATCTTGCTACTGAGGATCAAATACGAAGGAGCTATCGTGAGGCTGCATTAAGGCATCACCCTGATAAGCAGGCTGCCCTTCTTCTTGCTGAGGAAACAGAAGCTGCAAAGCAAGCAAAGAAAGATGAAATCGAGAACCACTTTAAAGCCATCCAAGAAGCATATGAGGTCCTGATTGACCCTACCAGGAGAAGAATTTATGACTCAACTGATGAGTTTGATGATGAAATACCTACTGACTGTGCCCCACAGGACTTCTTCAAGGTGTTTGGACCGGCATTCTTGAGGAATGGTCGTTGGTCTGTTAGCCAGCCTATTCCATCTTTAGGGGATGAGACCACACCACTCAAAGAAGTCGATAACTTCTACAATTTTTGGTACAGCTTTAAAAGCTGGAGGGAATTTCCTCATGCTGATGAGTTTGATCTTGAGCAGGCAGAATCTAGGGACCACAGAAGGTGGATGGAAAGGCAGAATGCGAAGCTCTCAGAGAAGGCTAGGAAAGAAGAATCAGCTCGAATACGTGCTCTTGTTGACAATGCTTACAAAAGGGACCCCAGAATTCTGAGAAGGAAAGAGGAGGAGAAAGCTGAGAAGCAGAGGAAAAAGGAGGCCAAAATTCTGGCAAAGAAGTTGCAGGAGGAAGAAGCTGCTAGGATTGCTGAGGAGGAGAGACTCAGGAAGGAGGAGGAAGATAAGAGAGCTGCTGAAGCTGCTTTACATCAGAAGAAGGtgagggagaaagaaaagaagctaTTGCGCAAAGAGCGAACCCGTCTTCGAACACTTTTGGCTCCACTTTTGTCGTGTGATCTTTTGGAAGAGGATGTTGAAAAGTTGTGCATGTCACTTGACATGGGGCATTTACGGAACTTATGCAACAAGattgaagaaaatgaagatgtGCAGAGAGTGAAAATTGTGAAAGATGCTCTTGGACATGGTCATAACTCGAAGGATGAGAAAGAGGATGTGAAGGGTGCACTGCGGAATGGTGCTGCTTTGGAGGCTAATGGACAATTTCCATTAGGTACGAAGGAGAAAATAGAGAAACCATGGAGCAAAGAAGAGATTGAGCTATTGAGGAAGGGGATGCAGAAGTACCCGAAAGGAACATCACGAAGATGGGAAGTTATTTCTGAGTATATTGGTACTGGAAGATCTGTTGAAGAGATCTTGAAGGCAACAAAAACTGTTCTTCTCCAGAAGCCTGACTCAGCTAAAGCTTTTGATTCTTTTCTTGAGAAAAGAAAGCCAGCCCCTTCCATAGCATCTCCGCTCACAACTAGAGAGGAAGTAGAGGGAGTATCAAATGGTAATGCGTCTCAGAAGCATGCTGGTAAGCCAGATAATTTGCAAGACTCTTCCAGCCAAACTGCAAACCAGCAAAACTCAGATGTTGCCGTGTCTGCTGAAAATGGGGTATCTTCAACTGGAGACCAAGACGTATGGTCTGCTGTTCAAGAAAGAGCATTGGTTCAAGCATTGAAAACTTTTCCGAAGGAGACTAACCAGCGATGGGAGCGAGTTGCTGCTGCAGTGCCAGGAAAAACTGTTGTCCAGTGTAAGAAGAAATTTGCTTTGCTGAAAGAGAGCTTCAGAAACAAGAAAAGTGCTGTTTAG